In one Colletotrichum destructivum chromosome 2, complete sequence genomic region, the following are encoded:
- a CDS encoding Putative S-adenosyl-L-methionine-dependent methyltransferase superfamily → MSQDNQPVEIVVDDGLDDDQSEVGDSMASSSTSLRESLLEYRIENGRTYHKYKDGKYIFPNDERELERLDLTHALWFLVSDDKLGLAPPCQDGAKVGRVLDVGTGTGIWALDFGDEHPEAEVIATDLSPTLPSYVPPNVKFQVDDAEEPWTFSQPFQYIHSRVITSGISDWHKYLRRCYDNLEPGGWVEVQEIDLYTASDDDTLKPDSALMKWCHLLQQASDRFGSPFVRIPTLKEVMLDVGFVDVSLSVSKWPTNAWPKEPKWKEIGIWNNENVLSGIEGFSMAALTRGHEWTREEVNVFLIDVRKDLKDRNIHAYWPVYFITGRRPDNVVIPQPAPESSVGSSPESAASPPASPPVSAPVQAQAQAAS, encoded by the exons ATGTCACAGGATAATCAACCTGTCGAAATCGTCGTGGACGACGGG CTGGACGATGATCAGTCGGAGGTTGGAGAT AGTATGGCGTCATCCAGTACCAGTCTTCGTGAATCTCTTCTAGAGTACCGAATAGAGAATGGGAGAACTTATCACAAGTACAAAGACGGGA AGTACATATTTCCTAACGACGAAAGGGAACTGGAGAGACTGG ACTTGACACATGCGCTGTGGTTTCTCGTGAGCGATGATAAGCTCGGCCTTGCCCCACCGTGCCAGGATGGCGCAAAGGTTGGCCGGGTGCTCGATGTCGGCACGGGGACTGGCATCTGGGCTCTCGATTTCGGAGACGAGCAtcccgaggccgag GTCATCGCTACTGATCTCTCGCCAACGCTGCCTTCCTA CGTACCGCCAAACGTCAAATTCCAGgttgatgatgccgaggaaCCTTGGACGTTTTCGCAACCATTCCAGTACATCCACAGCCGAGTCATAACATCTGGGATTAGCGACTGGCACAAATATCTGCGTAGATGTTATGA CAACCTCGAGCCAGGCGGATGGGTTGAAGTGCAAGAAATCGACCTTTACACAGCCTCTGATGACGACACGCTCAAGCCCGATTCTGCTCTAATGAAGTGGTGCCATCTCCTTCAGCAAGCCTCGGACAGGTTTGGAAGCCCCTTTGTGCGGATTCCAACGCTGAAAGAGGTGATGCTGGATGTTGGGTTCGTTGATGTGTCCCTGAGCGTGAGCAAATGGCCAACCAACGCTTGGCCGAAGGAGCCTAAGTGGAAGGAAATTGGCATCTGGAACAACGAAAACGTCCTCAGCGGAATTGAGGGTTTCTCCATGGCAGCCTTGACGCGTGGTCACGAGTGGACCCGTGAGGAGGTAAACGTGTTCCTCATAGATGTGCGAAAGGATCTGAAGGACAGGAACATCCACGCATATTGGCCGGT CTATTTCATCACCGGACGCAGACCTGATAATGTTGTTATTCCACAACCAGCTCCGGAGTCCTCCGTTGGATCGTCACCTGAGTCTGCTGCTTCCCCTCCAGCCTCCCCTCCAGTTTCGGCTCCGGTTCAGGCCCAAGCACAAGCTGCTTCATGA
- a CDS encoding Putative carbohydrate-binding WSC, translating into MARSGLPGLAALLLLFTLLAPLAAAQLQIYTGSDKYLYQGCFNETNDIANTAHERALSGGASRVLQGNMTVPLCLSFCSSGADKEYTYAGLEYSRECWCAQRISGLSVKFDDSECNLPCDGNQGMVCGGALKLSVYKLNAGGVRLATASTSWAALSVAALATYVMLL; encoded by the exons ATGGCTCGCAGCGGCCTCCCCggtctcgccgccctcctcctcctcttcaccctcctcgcgcccctcgccgccgcccagctccaGATCTACACGGGCTCCGACAAGTATCTGTATCAGGGATGCTTCAATGAGACCAACGACATCGCCAACACGGCCCACGAGCGCGCCCTGTCTGGCGGCGCCTCCCGCGTCCTCCAGGGCAACATGACGGTACCGTTgtgcctcagcttctgcagcagcggcgccgacaaggaaTACACCTATGCTGGCCTCGAGTACTCACG CGAATGCTGGTGTGCCCAGAGGATCTCGGGCCTCTCGGTCAAGTTCGACGACAGCGAGTGCAACCTGCCCTGCGACGGCAACCAGGGCATGGTCTGTGGCGGCGCGCTGAAGCTGAGCGTGTACAAGCTCAATGCCGGCGGCGTTCGGCTGGcgaccgcctcgacgtcctggGCCGCCTTGTCcgtggcggcgttggcgacgtaTGTGATGTTGCTGTGA
- a CDS encoding Putative DNA repair protein Rev1: MNSRLDKNSSQVRKRIESHEFVDEDGEEYERSAFGGFGDYFRRKKIKLQNLDADIRAASTDKPQIFKGVVAHVMGYTQPPLHVLHRELVQHGAGFLQYLDSKTMATHIIASSIPPKKSVDYSKYRIVKPAWVTDSVEAGRLLPWSDYRVNNNDGPRQKVFKLNDSRTLSQTTPQAKRGYREQTDASFYTSQFKATAGSPATPSLSRFAERAESPLARSHARDSNSPSIPQFVKGPPLKHKDDVEEFDDMEVDELMVDFVPEEDKVAKIEKPDIQVIPTAVEKPKQGNKMPESMTSEEHNAALLSDPKIWKSSTANPDFLKQFYSESRLHHLSTWKAELKSRMQSLAKEKGVSPKTIKGYRGSRRYIIHVDFDSFFCAVSIKKTPQYVDKPTVVAHSSGTASEIASCNYVARKFGVKNGMWMKRALELCPDIKVLPYDFPAYEDASRLFYESILELGGVVQSVSIDEALVDITSIVLSTAVSDGAGVDDSSISMEQERAEQIALALRNKIKESTGCAVSVGIGGNILLAKVALRRAKPAGQFQIRPEQVLDVIGELEVKDLPGVAYSLSGKLEEIGVKFVKDIRQVSKERLSSSLGPKTGEKLWEYARGIDRAEVGEQPPRKSVSAEVNWGIRFINQQEAEEFILNLCKELERRLLNEQVKGKQFTMKIMRRALDAPLDPPKHLGHGKCDSFSKSILFGVATHNAETIAKEAVSILRSYRFTPGDLRGLGVQLTRLEPIKSGAAGPESSQRRLAFPSFGGQSGAKKAPADPIEDLRSPQRPKSTQSRGGGGGDVAQDPIADDPLTPRKPKVHPALALARAGENDAKAQTPLNIMGTQFILPSQVDPAVLAELPGHIRAKLQRGQRLKSEPRRQASPQIKSRSNSPAVQDEIPSQVDPEVYNALPDDMKAEVLAQYGRRNVQQTRLPQSPHKDRFIHPKQVTTPTKRGGRSLFNNARERQQDAAANRLQTNFLPNKDAGNPHEELDELDQEFLAELPEDVRKEIIEDHRKKRLAKRSGLLFNAPSRRQHGGGELGEPLPAGQTKLQFPAPPPRINFMGSAVKSVQEIKDMLEAWHDGTRYDGPHREDVVVFEKYLAKVVLEERDMRKAAKLVQWLEWLVEEDGSEGRGKQGWRRSMTDIKAEVQKAVEDRGLGPLKL; the protein is encoded by the exons ATGAACAGTCGCCTCGACAAGAACTCCTCGCAGGTGAGGAAGAGAATCGAGAGTCATGAGTTCGtagacgaggatggcgaagaaTATGAGCGCAGCGCtttcggcggcttcggcgatTACTTCAGGCGCAAGAAGATCAAGCTGCAAAACCTGGATGCGGACATACGAGCTGCTTCGACCGACAAGCCCCAGATCTTCAAGGGCGTCGTTGCGCACGTTATGGGCTATACGCAACCGCCGCTTCACGT ATTGCATCGTGAGCTTGTTCAACATGGCGCAGGCTTCTTGCAGTACCTGGACTCAAAGACCATGGCGACACACATCATCGCGTCTTCTATTCCACCCAAAAAGTCCGTCGACTACAGCAAATACAGGATTGTGAAGCCCGCCTGGGTCACCGACTCGGTTGAAGCCGGTAGATTATTACCTTGGTCGGACTACCGTGTGAACAACAATGATGGGCCACGCCAGAAGGTTTTCAAGCTCAATGACTCCAGAACCCTCAGCCAGACGACTCCGCAAGCCAAAAGGGGATACAGAGAACAGACGGACGCCAGCTTTTACACCAGCCAGTTCAAAGCAACCGCCGGAAGTCCTGCAACGCCTTCGTTGAGTCGGTTCGCAGAGCGCGCCGAGTCGCCTCTTGCTCGTTCCCATGCTCGCGATTCCAACAGCCCTTCGATCCCACAATTTGTGAAGGGGCCGCCACTCAAACACAAAGACGATGTTGAAGAGTTTGACGATATGGAAGTTGACGAGTTAATGGTCGACTTTGTTCCCGAAGAAGACAAAGTCGCCAAGATTGAGAAACCTGACATACAAGTTATACCAACCGCGGTTGAGAAGCCAAAGCAAGGAAACAAAATGCCGGAGAGTATGACATCAGAAGAGCACAACGCCGCGCTTCTGTCGGATCCCAAGATATGGAAGTCGTCAACAGCAAACCCTGATTTCCTGAAGCAATTCTATTCTGAAAGCCGCCTCCATCATCTCTCCACCTGGAAAGCAGAGCTGAAGTCAAGAATGCAGAGTCTTGCCAAAGAGAAAGGGGTGTCTCCCAAGACCATCAAGGGATACCGAGGGTCGCGACGGTACATCATCCACGTCGACTTTGAcagcttcttctgcgccGTCTCCATCAAGAAAACCCCTCAGTATGTTGACAAGCCGACTGTGGTTGCTCACAGCAGCGGGACAGCCTCTGAAATAGCGAGCTGTAACTATGTTGCGCGTAAGTTCGGGGTCAAGAACGGCATGTGGATGAAGCGGGCGCTGGAGCTGTGCCCGGACATCAAAGTATTGCCTTACGATTTCCCTGCCTACGAAGACGCAAGTCGGTTATTCTACGAGTCGATCCTCGAGCTGGGGGGGGTTGTTCAGAGCGTCAGTATTGATGAGGCGCTTGTCGACATAACCTCCATCGTTCTTTCCACTGCGGTATCCGACGGCGCTGGAGTCGACGATAGCAGCATATCGATGGAGCAAGAAAGGGCCGAACAGATCGCGCTCGCGCTTCGGAACAAGATAAAGGAATCGACTGGTTGTGCGGTATCAGTAGGCATCGGAGGCAACATCCTACTTGCCAAGGTTGCTTTACGGCGAGCGAAACCCGCGGGACAATTCCAGATCAGGCCGGAACAAGTTCTCGACGTTATCGGAGAACTCGAGGTAAAAGATCTGCCTGGAGTTGCTTATAGTCTGAGCGGAAAGCTCGAGGAAATCGGCGTTAAGTTCGTCAAAGACATCCGCCAAGTGTCCAAGGAGCGATTGTCTTCGTCACTGGGCCCAAAAACTGGAGAAAAGCTGTGGGAGTATGCTCGGGGCATCGACCGCGCCGAAGTGGGAGAGCAACCACCGCGTAAGTCTGTCTCGGCCGAAGTGAACTGGGGCATCCGCTTCATCAACCAGCAGGAAGCTGAAGAGTTCATTCTGAACCTCTGCAAGGAACTGGAACGTCGCCTTCTGAACGAGCAAGTCAAGGGAAAGCAGTTCACCATGAAAATCATGCGCCGGGCCCTGGACGCGCCCCTAGATCCACCGAAGCACCTGGGGCACGGAAAATGCGACTCTTTCAGCAAGAGTATCTTGTTTGGCGTGGCAACGCACAACGCCGAGACCATCGCGAAGGAGGCCGTGTCGATACTTCGGTCTTACAGATTTACCCCGGGTGACCTTCGAGGTCTTGGTGTCCAGTTGACGAGACTGGAGCCGATTAAGTCTGGCGCAGCCGGGCCTGAGAGCAGTCAACGGCGGCTGGCATTTCCCAGCTTTGGCGGCCAATCCGGGGCAAAAAAGGCTCCGGCAGATCCGATCGAGGATTTGCGGAGCCCCCAGAGGCCGAAGTCGACTCAgagtcgaggaggaggtggaggagacGTAGCACAGGACCCTATTGCGGATGACCCCTTGACACCAAGAAAGCCCAAGGTGCACCCTGCTTTGGCACTAGCACGGGCCGGTGAAAATGATGCAAAGGCACAAACGCCATTGAACATCATGGGGACCCAATTCATCCTCCCTTCGCAGGTCGACCCAGCCGTTTTGGCTGAGTTGCCAGGCCACATTCGGGCTAAGCTGCAGAGAGGCCAGAGGCTCAAGTCGGAGCCCAGGAGGCAGGCATCTCCACAGATCAAGTCAAGGAGCAATAGCCCCGCTGTGCAAGATGAGATACCCTCACAGGTCGACCCAGAAGTCTACAACGCTTTGCCCGACGATATGAAAGCAGAGGTCCTAGCACAGTATGGCCGAAGAAATGTGCAGCAAACCCGCCTGCCACAGTCGCCGCACAAGGACAGGTTTATCCACCCGAAACAGGTCACAACCCCAACAAAGAGAGGTGGCAGAAGCCTATTCAACAACGCCAGGGAGCGGCAGCAGGATGCAGCAGCAAACCGCCTACAGACAAACTTCCTGCCAAACAAAGACGCCGGAAACCCCCATGAAGAGCTGGACGAGCTGGATCAGGAATTTCTTGCGGAACTACCCGAGGATGTCCGCAAAGAAATCATTGAGGACCATCGCAAGAAACGGCTGGCGAAGCGATCCGGGCTCCTGTTCAACGCTCCCTCTCGGCGGCAACACGGCGGaggcgagctgggcgagcCTCTGCCTGCCGGGCAAACCAAGCTCCAGTTcccagcaccgccgcccaggatCAACTTTATGGGTTCCGCTGTGAAGTCTGTCCAGGAGATCAAGGACATGCTCGAGGCGTGGCACGACGGGACCCGGTACGACGGCCCCCACCgggaggacgtcgtcgtaTTCGAGAAGTACCTGGCGAAGGTCGTGTTGGAGGAGAGGGACATGCGCAAGGCTGCGAAGCTGGTGCAGTGGCTCGAGTGGCTGGTAGAGGAGGACGGCAGCGAGGGGAGAGGAAAACAGGGATGGAGGAGGTCCATGACGGACATCAAGGCGGAGGTTCAGAAAGCCGTCGAGGACAGAGGCTTGGGTCCTCTAAAACTTTAG
- a CDS encoding Putative RED-like protein, with the protein MNNEQFRKLLGADSVKPKSPSNAASQSSDSPVVSGALGSRQRSSIPMTPRSVGGGNSRNEFARQLAARNQTTQPQKKFRTSTPKGSRLADGYVDRARERTDEEEEDDRAKRIKALEQALKNEEIDQATFEKLSSEIAGGDLSSTHLIKGLDFKLLERVRKGEDVYGDSKNGPDEEEGPPEEEVDEAFDQLADTEVQAVEKEKVKKKGQFAPVALAPGKKRSRDQILAEMKAAREAAKAEQEAALGNKFKKIGAKQQPGTRIERDSKGREVLIIVDEDGHEKRKIRKVQPGAVQEQRNEFIPDKDAKPLGMEVPEFYKKQQEELEEDENDDIFADAGDDYDPLAGMDDSTDEDSDGEVKDKKEEVKDERSADTIAMPPPPRPVQARNYFKDAKTDLISSQALKGPSMSDPAIQAAFKRAAQLNAANKDRQDDEEDEDDEEARARRERHKRMLQSVDRDAEDLDMGFGTSRFEDEADFDEAPVKLSQWGNDDEDEGDGQGGKSKRKRGAKKRKGDANNAADVLRVMEQRKAASK; encoded by the exons ATGAATAACGAACAATTTCGGAAGCTTCTGGGCGCCGACTCAGTCAAGCCCAAATCTCCAAGCAATGCAGCGTCTCAAAGCAGCGACAGCCCGGTTGTTTCTGGCGCGTTGGGATCGCGACAGCGATCAAGCATTCCCATGACTCC GCGCTCTGTCGGAGGTGGAAACAGTCGAAACGAATTTGCGCGGCAGCTGGCTGCGAGGAATCAAACGACCCAGCCCCAAAAGAAATTTCGTACATCAACACCGAAAGGATCCCGACTTGCGGACGGATATGTTGACCGAGCACGAGAACGAaccgacgaagaagaggaagacgaccgCGCAAAGAGGATAAAGGCACTGGAACAAGCGCTGAAGAATGAGGAGATTGACCAGGCGACGTTCGAGAAGCTCAGTAGCGAAATCGCAGGAGGAGACCTTTCGAGCACGCATTTGATCAAAGGATTGGACTTCAAGCTTCTGGAGAGGGTGCGAAAAGGCGAGGATGTCTACGGAGATAGCAAAAACGGCcccgatgaagaagaaggtccGCCCGAAGAAGAGGTAGACGAAGCATTCGATCAGCTGGCAGATACAGAGGTGCAGGCTGTCGAAAAAGAGAAGGTCAAAAAGAAGGGCCAGTTCGCACCCGTGGCGCTTGCTCCTGGAAAGAAGAGGAGCCGTGACCAGATTctggccgagatgaaggcCGCGAGagaggccgccaaggctgAGCAGGAAGCTGCGCTGGGCAACAAGTTCAAGAAGATCGGCGCCAAGCAACAACCCGGAACTCGAATCGAGCGAGACAGCAAGGGTCGCGAAGTCTTGATTATCGTCGACGAAGATGGTCATGAGAAGAGAAAGATCCGCAAGGTCCAACCGGGCGCTGTACAGGAACAGCGCAACGAGTTCATTCCGGACAAGGACGCGAAACCGCTGGGGATGGAGGTTCCCGAGTTTTACAAGAAGCAACAGGAGGAGctcgaagaagacgagaacGATGACATTTTTGCCGATGCAGGAGATGATTACGACCCGCTTGCAGGGATGGACGACAGTACCGACGAAGAtagcgacggcgaggtcaaggacaagaaagAGGAGGTTAAGGACGAACGAAGCGCCGACACAATAGCgatgccgccaccgccgcggccggTGCAGGCTCGCAACTATTTCAAGGACGCCAAGACGGATCTCATCTCCTCACAGGCGCTCAAGGGCCCTTCCATGTCCGACCCAGCTATCCAGGCTGCTTTCAAGAGGGCAGCACAGCTCAACGCGGCGAACAAGGACCgccaggacgacgaagaggacgaagacgacgaggaggccagggccCGGCGGGAGCGGCACAAGAGAATGTTGCAGAGCGTGGACCGAGACGCCGAAGATTTGGACATGGGCTTCGGCACCAGCAGGTTTGAAGACGAAGCGGACTTTGACGAGGCGCCGGTCAAGCTTTCGCAATGGGGcaacgatgacgaagacgaaggagacggccagggcggcaaaAGCAAAAGGAAGAGGGGTgccaagaagaggaagggcgACGCCAACAACGCGGCTGATGTGCTCCGGGTGATGGAGCAACGGAAAGCGGCAAGCAAGTAG
- a CDS encoding Putative inosine/uridine-preferring nucleoside hydrolase domain, ribonucleoside hydrolase yields MVTLDLPETPVPVWLDCDPGHDDTFAILLAAYHPTIKLLGLSTVFGNAPLVKTTNNATSILTAIGKHNDVPVYVGAAKPMARPPMQAATDIHGESGLDGTDLLPKPSKDADRAVPAVDAMAAALKAQPVGTAWLVATGSLTNVALLFQKHPDLVAHIKGLSIMGGAIGDGFTDAILGVVDGVKRIGNWTPWAEFNIIIDPEAAAAVFHNKALAAKTTLVPLDLSHQVLATEEVRELLLYGKDGSEKTGKGKTTLRQMLVELLMFFAKTYSDVFGITAGPPLHDPLAVAAVLTGTKHEIPFHDYNTKKGNCVKYHERFEVTVITEGDLADAQAGRSQLGRTVARPLAPGSEGVRIPRGLDIPMFWRVIEECTERADRVNAGEVAGLKQNGALEN; encoded by the exons ATGGTCACCCTCGATCTGCCCGAGACACCGGTGCCGGTCTGGCTGGACTGCGACCCTGGTCACGAT GACACATTCGCCATTCTCCTTGCTGCCTACCACCCAACCATCAAGCTGCTGGGCCTTTCAACCGTATTCGGAAACGCTCCCTTAGT AAAAACAACCAATAACGCCACTTCCATCCTCACAGCCATCGGCAAGCACAATGACGTCCCCGTCtacgtcggcgccgccaagcccATGGCCCGCCCACCAATGCAGGCCGCCACCGACATCCACGGCGAgtccggcctcgacggcaccgacCTGCTCCCGAAGCCCTCCAAGGACGCCGACCGCGCCGTCcctgccgtcgacgccatggccgccgccctcaaggccCAGCCCGTCGGCACCGCCTGGCTCGTCGCTACGGGCTCGCTGACCAacgtcgccctcctcttccagAAGCACccggacctcgtcgcccacaTCAAGGGGCTCAGCATCATGGGTGGtgccatcggcgacggctTCACCGATGCCAtccttggcgtcgttgacggcgtGAAGCGCATCGGCAACTGGACCCCCTGGGCCGAgttcaacatcatcatcgacccggaggccgccgccgccgtcttccacaacaaggccctcgccgccaagaccACCCTCGTGCCGCTGGACCTGTCGCACCAGGTCCTCGCTACCGAGGAGGTGCGGGAACTGCTGCTCTACGGCAAAGATGGCAGCGAGAAGAcgggcaagggcaagaccACGCTGCGTCAGATGCTAGTCGAGCTGCTCATGTTCTTCGCCAAAACGTACAG CGACGTCTTCGGCATCACCGCCGGCCCGCCGCTACACGACCCGctcgccgtggccgccgtgcTTACAGGCACCAAGCACGAGATCCCCTTCCATGACTACAACACCAAGAAGGGCAACTGCGTCAAGTACCACGAGCGCTTCGAGGTGACGGTCATCACCGAGGGCGACCTAGCGGACGCCCAGGCCGGTCGGTCGCAGCTGGGCCGCACTGTCGCGCGGCCGCTGGCCCCCGGAAGCGAGGGCGTGAGGATACCGCGCGGTCTCGACATCCCCATGTTCTGGCGCGTCATCGAAGAGTGCACGGAGAGGGCGGACCGAgtcaacgccggcgaggtgGCGGGGCTGAAGCAGAACGGGGCGCTGGAGAATTAA
- a CDS encoding Putative mitochondrial carrier protein codes for MSPSGERLKDEGSRLQVVAAGATAGLFARFVIAPLDVVKIRLQLQTHSLSDPLSVQSAKGGPVYKGTLNTMRHILMNEGITGLWKGNVPAELMYVCYSAVQFTTYRSTAQFLQTAFDKRLPNAAESFIAGAAAGAAATTATYPLDLLRTRFAAQGNDRVYKSLRTAVADIYRDEGPRGYFRGLGPGVAQIVPYMGIFFALYEGLRLPLGDLHLPWGGGDATAGVVASVMSKTAVFPLDLVRKRIQVQGPTRSRYVHKNIPEYPGAMRAMRIIFVNEGVRGLYRGLTVSLFKAAPGSAITVWTYERVLRMLQKLDGSGEQLF; via the exons ATGTCGCCCAGCGGCGAACGCCTCAAGGATGAG GGCTCCCGCCTGCAGGTCGTGGCGGCCGGCGCCACAGCCGGCCTGTTTGCACG CTTTGTAATCGCCCCCCTCGATGTCGTCAAGATCCGCCTTCAGCTGCAGACGCACTCGCTCTCCGACCCTCTGTCGGTCCAGTCCGCCAAGGGCGGGCCCGTGTACAAGGGCACCCTGAACACAATGAGGCACATTCTCATGAACGAGGGCATCACGGGGCTGTGGAAGGGCAACGTCCCCGCCGAGCTGATGTATGTGTGCTACTCGGCTGTTCAGTTCACAACATACCGGTCGACGGCCCAGTTTCTGCAGACTGCCTTCGACAAACGCCTCCCgaacgccgccgagtccttcatcgccggagctgccgccggcgcagcCGCCACGACGGCCACATATCCCCTCGACTTGTTGCGGACCCGCTTCGCGGCCCAGGGCAACGATCGGGTGTACAAGAGCCTCCgaacggcggtggcggatATCTATCGTGACGAGGGCCCGCGCGGCTACTTCCGTGGCCTCGGACCCGGCGTGGCGCAGATTGTACCGTACAtgggcatcttcttcgccctgTACGAGGGTCTGCGGCTGCCGCTCGGGGATCTGCACCTGCCCTGGGGCGGCGGGGATGCCACGGCCGGTGTCGTCGCCAGCGTCATGTCCAAGACGGCCGTCTTCCCCCTCGACCTGGTGCGAAAGCGCATACAGGTCCAGGGGCCGACGAGATCGCGGTACGTGCATAAGAACATCCCTGAGTACCCCGGCGCCATGCGCGCCATGCGCATCATATTCGTCAACGAGGGTGTTCGCGGCTTGTATCGGGGCTTGACTGTTAGTCTCTTCAAGGCCGCGCCTGGGAGTGCTATCACGGTGTGGACGTATGAGAGAGTGTTGAGGATGCTGCAGAAGCTAGACGGATCCGGTGAGCAGTTGTTTTGA